The nucleotide window CTTTGAGCGCGGCGAAACTTGGGCGGGCCGGTCGTGGCGGCGAAGTATATTCCGGCGATGATGGGCGCGGCCCCGAAGGGAATAAAGGCAAGTCAGGGTGGATATTTTTGAACAGCGCGCGCAGCAGGCGGTAAGCGCCGAGAGGCCACTGGCCGAGCGGATGCGGCCGCGCAGTCTGGACGAGTTCGTGGGTCAGGGGCACGTGGTGGGGGCGGACGGTCTGGTGCGGCGGGCCGTTGCCCGCGACCGGATCTTCTCGATGATTCTCTGGGGGCCGCCGGGCTGCGGC belongs to Desulfobacteraceae bacterium and includes:
- a CDS encoding replication-associated recombination protein A, with the translated sequence MDIFEQRAQQAVSAERPLAERMRPRSLDEFVGQGHVVGADGLVRRAVARDRIFSMILWGPPGCG